The Pedosphaera parvula Ellin514 genomic interval CGACCCGACAAATGCGCCTGCCTGCCGTTCTCATCTGCAAAGGCGTCAAAGATGCCAAATGTGGATGGCCCCATGCGAATCGCAAACCATTCGAGCGTCCCCGGCTCCTGCCTGACCAAATCCAAACCGCCACGGAGAAATTTCTCCACCTCCGCTTCTTTTCCCGGCTTTGCTTCCATACGAACAAATAATCCTACGTTAACCATAATAATCTCCTTCCTAATCCGTCTCCGGCTTTTTGCTTTCTCGATTACTGCCGCAACTCGCAAGCCTACCGCTCAGCGCAGCAGAATGGGCTGAGTGCCTATGGCCACGCGAAAGAGCGTGTAAGGCTTGCGACGAAGGTCCTTCCCGTGATGGAAGCGCGCCTGGCGATGGAATTGGTTTGCCGTGACGTAAATATATCCATCTGTTGCGACTGACAATGTATCCGGCCAGAGGAGACGCGCATCGTGGGCCACCGTATCCCAAAGCCCATCGGGTGTGCGGCGCAGGATTGCATTGTGCTCGTAATTCGTTGCGTAAATATTTCCCTCA includes:
- a CDS encoding putative quinol monooxygenase; the protein is MVNVGLFVRMEAKPGKEAEVEKFLRGGLDLVRQEPGTLEWFAIRMGPSTFGIFDAFADENGRQAHLSGRVAEALMNKSPDLLAKPPTLEKVEVLAAKHDV